A segment of the Desulfurobacterium pacificum genome:
GCAACAGCAAGAAAGTTTATATTAAAAATTGGATTTCCTCTGTAAGTGGTTAACGGTTCTGTTGAAAATGTACAGTTAAATCTTTCAGTTTTTCTTCTACCCATCTTAATATACCCTTGATGGTTAACTTTGTTAGTAAAGTCTCTTTGAGCATTACAGTTGCTTCTTCACGGTTTTCATTTAATATCCTATGTAAGAGACGGAATTTAGTCAAGAATTGCTCTGTATCTAATATTCCGACATTTTCTTTCATTATTGGGATAAACTTGCATTCTATGAATTCAGGAAGAGGTATTACTTTATCAAGTTGGATGAGGTCAACTACGTCTTTAATTCTTTCAATTGTCTTTTCGTTATCAGCTCCAGTTATAACAGCGAATAATTTGCGGAAGTAAATGCCTTCGTCAATAGTTTCAACTTTGAGGTGAGGAAATCCTTCTAAATGGGTAGTTTTAAAGATTCCTGAAAATTGGTCGTCAACAAAGTCTATGTTGACTAAAGTATTATTGTAACCTACAACTCCTCTCCACATTCTTAAGGAAGAAGATGATAGGTCAAGAAAAGTAACAACGTTGAAGTTTTGGAGCAAGAAGAATTCTAATTCTTTCTTATTCCAATATTTAAACACGTTCAGCCTGTCTGAGAAGAAATCAAGGTCATAAGATATTCTGTAATGCTGTTTTAAGAGAAACCTGACGAGAGCTGTTCCACCTGTTAAAACAAAGGGGAATTCATTCTCTTTTGCAAATTCCGATAATGCAGATAAAACTTCATCCTGCAATTTGTAAAGGTATGTAATGTTTGTATGCATATCCTATAACCGGTAGTATGTTAAAAAATCCTCCCCACCTTCTCCCAAAAAATCCTCGCTGCCGGCTGCGGCGTTATATCTTTTCTCCTGACTGCGTAAAATTTTCTAATGATTCTCAGTCCTTCTATTTTTACAATTTTCAATTCTCCGCACTGGAGTTCCTTTTTAACCGACAGACGTGATACTAAACCGAATCCTTCTCCCGTTTTTACAGCTTCTTTAATCGCCGTATTACTTCCCAAAATTCCTGCCACTTTGAGCGTTGATGAATCAATGCCTTTTCTTTTCAGTCTTTCTTCTACCGTTTTCCTCGTTCCAGAATCGGTTTCTCTGAAAA
Coding sequences within it:
- a CDS encoding nucleotidyl transferase AbiEii/AbiGii toxin family protein, which produces MHTNITYLYKLQDEVLSALSEFAKENEFPFVLTGGTALVRFLLKQHYRISYDLDFFSDRLNVFKYWNKKELEFFLLQNFNVVTFLDLSSSSLRMWRGVVGYNNTLVNIDFVDDQFSGIFKTTHLEGFPHLKVETIDEGIYFRKLFAVITGADNEKTIERIKDVVDLIQLDKVIPLPEFIECKFIPIMKENVGILDTEQFLTKFRLLHRILNENREEATVMLKETLLTKLTIKGILRWVEEKLKDLTVHFQQNR